A section of the Paenibacillus yonginensis genome encodes:
- a CDS encoding GbsR/MarR family transcriptional regulator, with translation MGLEQLTPEEQAEVARIRKRVIETIGSNMDLYGITQSTGHLYGLMFFSDKPMTLDEMGQEMKMSKTSMSTGVRKLLDLKMVNKVWEKGSRKDLYEVEYDWHQTFADFFATEWRRAVESNRNALRRSMAEIDRLLLQFSAELEEDAFRQILFQDKQKMENAMAYYAWLDRLIDAMESGEIFDLVPKESP, from the coding sequence ATGGGTTTGGAACAGCTTACTCCGGAAGAACAAGCTGAGGTTGCCCGTATTCGCAAGAGAGTTATTGAAACGATTGGAAGCAACATGGATTTGTACGGCATTACCCAGTCGACGGGACATTTGTACGGATTGATGTTCTTCTCCGATAAGCCAATGACGCTGGATGAAATGGGTCAGGAAATGAAGATGAGCAAGACAAGCATGAGCACCGGGGTGCGTAAGCTGCTTGATTTGAAAATGGTCAACAAAGTATGGGAGAAGGGCTCCCGTAAGGATTTATATGAAGTAGAGTATGACTGGCATCAAACCTTTGCGGATTTCTTTGCAACGGAGTGGAGGAGGGCGGTGGAGAGCAACCGGAATGCTTTGCGCCGTTCCATGGCTGAAATTGACCGGTTGCTGCTTCAGTTTTCAGCGGAGCTTGAAGAGGACGCTTTTCGTCAAATCCTGTTTCAGGATAAACAAAAAATGGAGAACGCCATGGCTTATTATGCCTGGCTGGACCGTTTGATAGACGCCATGGAAAGCGGGGAAATCTTTGATCTCGTTCCCAAAGAATCCCCCTGA
- a CDS encoding CLC_0170 family protein, with product MIYAKMMIYLIINFMCSWIFLLLFDRPFYRANGMHKERTLSSVLGFILLGINFLLFLGYILLILLV from the coding sequence ATGATATACGCAAAAATGATGATTTATCTGATCATCAACTTTATGTGCTCCTGGATTTTCCTGCTTCTATTCGATCGCCCTTTCTACCGTGCAAACGGAATGCATAAAGAGAGGACTTTGTCTTCGGTTTTGGGGTTCATTCTTCTGGGAATCAACTTTCTCCTATTTCTGGGTTATATTCTGCTAATCCTACTGGTGTAG
- the pstC gene encoding phosphate ABC transporter permease subunit PstC yields the protein MKAKQETPLLFRKHRAEEWIGRIYTTFCVALLIVIIVSIVYFVASKGIATFAINGVSLSEFLFGQTWQPDSNKFGALPFIFGSFVTSLLAAVIASPLSVCAALFMTEITPNWGKKILQPVVELLAGIPSVVYGFIGLSVLVPFLRDIFPGQGLGVAAGSVVLSIMILPTITSIATDALSSLPRNLKEASYGLGATRWQTIAGVVLPTVLPSVLTGVVLGMARAFGEALAVQMVIGNAPHIPRSLFESASTLTSVITLNMSNTVMGSVQNNALWSMALILLLMTFVFVLIVRLLERRARI from the coding sequence ATGAAAGCAAAACAAGAAACCCCGCTTCTGTTCCGAAAGCACCGGGCCGAAGAATGGATCGGGCGAATTTACACGACCTTCTGTGTTGCACTTCTTATTGTAATCATCGTTTCGATTGTTTATTTTGTAGCCAGCAAAGGCATTGCAACCTTCGCAATCAACGGCGTAAGTTTGTCCGAGTTCCTGTTTGGACAAACCTGGCAGCCTGATTCTAATAAATTCGGCGCGCTGCCTTTTATTTTCGGCTCTTTTGTGACCTCGCTGCTGGCCGCTGTCATTGCCAGTCCTTTGAGCGTATGTGCGGCGCTGTTCATGACTGAAATAACACCCAACTGGGGGAAAAAGATCCTTCAGCCCGTAGTTGAACTTTTGGCCGGTATCCCGTCCGTTGTTTACGGCTTTATCGGTTTAAGCGTATTGGTGCCTTTTCTTCGCGATATCTTTCCCGGACAAGGGCTTGGCGTGGCAGCGGGTTCAGTCGTCTTGTCGATCATGATCCTGCCTACCATTACGAGTATCGCGACCGATGCCCTAAGCTCCCTGCCCCGCAATCTTAAAGAAGCCTCTTACGGCTTGGGGGCTACCCGCTGGCAGACGATTGCCGGTGTCGTGCTCCCTACTGTGCTCCCATCCGTGCTGACCGGGGTGGTTCTCGGGATGGCCCGCGCCTTTGGCGAAGCTTTGGCCGTGCAGATGGTCATCGGGAATGCGCCGCATATCCCAAGATCGCTGTTTGAATCCGCTTCTACCTTAACAAGTGTAATCACGCTGAACATGAGCAACACCGTTATGGGCTCCGTTCAGAACAATGCATTGTGGAGCATGGCGCTTATCCTGCTGCTGATGACCTTTGTGTTTGTCCTGATTGTGCGTCTGCTTGAAAGGAGGGCAAGAATTTGA
- a CDS encoding GerAB/ArcD/ProY family transporter — translation MSRKTTGGQITVIQTQSVLISTTVGVGVLSFPHFLALDADSGSPLLTLAGIILAVLFLIPAILAGRKFPKDHLVAYSKKMIGGPLTVLFCSLIILHFMLFTAGVLRQSAEAINLIVLPRTPTEITSLLVMLLCMVGSRRDIVKFAYIHTFYLPFILIPGVLIIVGALKYGEYLNLLPVTGIHPVHLYRGAFSVASLFQVSFVAAILIPHMAEPQKALKASIVSLLCSGFFYLFIIITATAVFGAEELKQMVYPTLELARSSSLAFGGIQRLDGLFIIVWVLTGFTTLYSAYYICLYLLSRLTKVQDYRLYSSVISPFILSFSLIPQDFFQVYSIVDKAGIAGMAFIFFYSLLLMIMSFARKGDSRHDTTG, via the coding sequence TTGAGCCGTAAAACTACCGGAGGACAAATTACCGTCATCCAAACCCAATCAGTTCTGATCAGTACGACAGTCGGTGTCGGAGTTTTGTCCTTTCCGCATTTCCTTGCCCTTGATGCGGATAGCGGATCCCCGTTATTAACCCTTGCCGGCATCATCTTGGCAGTCCTTTTTCTGATTCCGGCTATACTGGCGGGGCGCAAGTTCCCAAAAGATCATTTGGTCGCTTACAGTAAAAAAATGATCGGCGGCCCTTTGACCGTTTTGTTCTGCTCCTTAATCATCCTTCACTTTATGCTGTTCACAGCGGGGGTTCTGCGGCAATCCGCGGAAGCGATCAACCTGATTGTACTGCCGCGGACTCCTACCGAAATTACATCGCTACTTGTCATGCTCCTCTGTATGGTAGGCTCGCGCAGGGACATTGTTAAATTTGCTTATATCCATACCTTTTATCTCCCCTTTATTTTGATTCCCGGAGTTCTGATTATTGTCGGGGCTTTGAAGTACGGGGAGTATTTGAATCTGCTGCCTGTTACCGGAATTCACCCAGTTCACCTTTACCGGGGAGCCTTTTCGGTTGCTTCCCTTTTTCAGGTTTCTTTTGTGGCCGCTATCCTTATCCCGCACATGGCCGAACCTCAAAAGGCATTAAAAGCCAGCATTGTCTCTTTGTTATGCAGCGGTTTTTTTTATTTATTTATCATCATTACAGCTACGGCTGTTTTTGGAGCGGAGGAGTTGAAACAGATGGTCTATCCTACGCTGGAACTGGCGCGCTCCAGCTCCCTCGCTTTTGGCGGAATCCAGCGTTTGGACGGCTTGTTTATTATTGTGTGGGTCTTAACCGGGTTTACGACCTTATATTCTGCCTACTATATTTGCTTATATCTGTTAAGCCGGTTAACGAAGGTTCAGGATTACCGCCTCTATTCTTCGGTAATCTCTCCGTTCATCCTGAGCTTTTCTTTAATTCCTCAGGATTTCTTTCAGGTATACAGCATTGTTGACAAGGCCGGCATCGCCGGCATGGCTTTCATCTTCTTCTACTCCTTGCTATTGATGATCATGTCATTCGCCCGGAAAGGGGACAGTCGCCATGACACAACAGGTTAA
- a CDS encoding spore germination protein translates to MASWKQLLDNYKPNSRKGDQFPPFGDTNAILNSLRMEDKLELLKSLLGDNDDFILRKFRIFGQVEACLVFMAPVADQNLIHEGILKQLMHTQGQPGLSEAPSPELPDILLKDYLLVSEGHKEAEMEKLIRGIMLGSTALLTDGVRDNLLLQTRKVEQRSIEQPQTEQVIKGSREGYIESLESNLSLLRARLQTRNLKVKICPVGARTQSRVAVCYIEGIVNPDLVEEALRRLSKINTDAILDAGYIEQFIEDHPFSPFPQIQNTERPDKTAAALLEGRIAIMVDNSPIVLIIPTMFSQFYQTMDDYTERFMMGSLLRIVRLLALIFSLVTPALYVAIISFNPELLPTDFAVAVAGGRAGVPFPAMIEVLIIEISMEILREATIRLPQMIGGALSIVGVLIVGQAAVSAGFCSPITVVVVALTTIGSFATPAYNAAIALRMLRFPLIFLSGLFGLFGLMIGLIFIVNHLLTLESFGIPYLSPVVPGSWSGMKDTLIRGPLWWLTKRPSHLYPMNQQRLSRQDEESSKDSAFKGPSRKEEPT, encoded by the coding sequence ATGGCAAGTTGGAAGCAGCTCCTGGACAATTACAAACCTAATAGCCGGAAAGGAGATCAATTCCCACCCTTTGGGGACACCAATGCCATACTGAACTCTCTTCGAATGGAAGATAAACTTGAACTCTTAAAATCATTACTTGGAGATAATGACGACTTTATCCTGCGGAAATTCCGGATCTTCGGCCAAGTCGAAGCTTGTTTGGTGTTCATGGCTCCGGTTGCAGACCAAAACCTTATTCATGAAGGAATCCTAAAACAGCTCATGCATACACAGGGTCAGCCTGGACTATCGGAGGCCCCATCTCCGGAGCTGCCGGATATTCTATTGAAGGACTATCTTCTCGTGTCAGAGGGACACAAAGAAGCGGAAATGGAGAAGCTAATAAGGGGAATTATGCTGGGCAGTACCGCCCTGCTGACTGACGGAGTCCGTGACAACCTTCTCCTTCAAACCCGTAAGGTTGAACAGCGGAGCATTGAACAGCCTCAAACTGAACAGGTTATCAAAGGCTCTCGCGAGGGGTACATCGAATCTCTAGAATCCAATCTGTCTCTGCTCCGGGCACGCCTTCAGACCCGAAACTTAAAAGTTAAGATATGCCCGGTTGGCGCACGCACGCAATCCAGGGTAGCCGTTTGTTATATTGAAGGAATCGTCAATCCTGATTTGGTGGAAGAAGCCCTTCGCCGTTTATCCAAAATCAATACGGATGCCATCCTCGACGCTGGTTATATCGAGCAGTTTATCGAAGACCATCCGTTCTCTCCTTTTCCGCAAATTCAAAATACGGAACGCCCTGACAAAACAGCTGCAGCTCTGCTGGAGGGAAGAATTGCGATCATGGTGGACAACTCCCCGATTGTCCTGATTATCCCGACCATGTTTTCTCAATTTTATCAAACTATGGATGATTATACGGAACGTTTCATGATGGGTTCCCTGCTACGGATCGTCCGGCTGCTGGCGCTTATTTTCTCGTTGGTGACACCGGCCCTTTATGTGGCGATTATCTCGTTCAACCCCGAGCTGCTCCCAACGGATTTTGCCGTTGCGGTTGCCGGCGGTCGTGCAGGGGTACCTTTCCCGGCAATGATTGAGGTTCTAATCATCGAAATCTCGATGGAAATACTACGGGAAGCAACTATCCGGCTTCCTCAAATGATTGGAGGAGCCTTGTCGATCGTCGGTGTTCTCATCGTCGGTCAAGCGGCAGTTTCAGCTGGTTTCTGCAGTCCCATTACTGTAGTGGTTGTAGCGCTCACGACAATTGGATCTTTTGCAACACCTGCCTATAACGCTGCCATTGCTTTAAGAATGCTCAGATTTCCGCTGATTTTCCTTTCAGGTCTCTTTGGACTTTTTGGTTTGATGATCGGCTTGATCTTTATTGTTAATCATTTGTTAACGCTTGAATCCTTTGGCATTCCTTATCTGTCTCCTGTCGTTCCCGGGAGCTGGAGCGGAATGAAGGATACGTTAATCCGTGGACCTTTGTGGTGGCTGACTAAACGTCCAAGCCATCTCTATCCAATGAATCAGCAAAGACTTTCCCGGCAAGACGAAGAGTCTTCGAAAGACTCTGCATTTAAAGGCCCCAGCAGAAAGGAAGAACCTACTTGA
- a CDS encoding Ger(x)C family spore germination protein encodes MTQQVKRIMALLLLAVLHVPLLSGCWDRHEIEDRALILGLAIDEVSNKEDFNETKVTHLAVPESVKHRMIRLTAQIAVPGRVPLGPGTGGGGDGGGKGTDSMPVWVVQVYGHSIDDCLNNLQQEVADPKTLIHLRVIIISKEIAQRGLSDINDYLRRNPEVRRSTWLLVSDQEAAKFMNVSPPLERVPTLYLLGMIERSVAMGKFPEDTIGQFWSAQSKLGKDSFLPYISIRNEDNILIKGIAYFKADRLAGTTLPHQIASYMEFKGLDPGGYSLMIDASEKGGVMLNVTRRETKIDMKIKNGQPAAYIKAHVEAKLVEKETQAMINTSESLQQIEKQFNQSLELNLHKFMHQLQQDKSDIVGLGEIVRAYHSQYWRKNIHSKEEWEEVFSKIPIEIKVECKVRRVGLKSE; translated from the coding sequence ATGACACAACAGGTTAAACGAATAATGGCTTTGCTGCTCTTGGCCGTGCTTCACGTTCCTCTGCTTTCCGGATGCTGGGACCGTCACGAAATTGAAGATAGGGCCTTGATTCTTGGCCTGGCCATTGACGAAGTTTCTAATAAGGAGGATTTCAATGAAACCAAAGTCACTCATCTTGCCGTTCCTGAGTCCGTCAAGCACCGTATGATTCGTTTAACGGCACAGATCGCCGTACCCGGCCGCGTCCCCTTGGGGCCTGGCACAGGGGGGGGCGGGGACGGAGGCGGAAAAGGGACGGATTCCATGCCTGTATGGGTAGTCCAGGTTTACGGCCACTCTATTGACGACTGTCTTAACAATCTGCAGCAGGAAGTAGCAGATCCCAAGACCTTGATTCATCTTAGAGTCATTATTATCAGTAAAGAAATAGCACAACGGGGCCTTAGCGATATTAATGATTATTTGCGGCGGAACCCCGAAGTCCGGAGATCCACTTGGCTGCTCGTTTCAGATCAGGAGGCTGCCAAGTTCATGAATGTCTCTCCACCGCTGGAAAGAGTCCCTACGCTTTATCTATTAGGAATGATCGAGCGTTCGGTAGCGATGGGGAAATTTCCCGAGGATACGATCGGCCAGTTTTGGAGTGCACAATCCAAACTTGGCAAAGACTCCTTTCTGCCCTATATCTCCATTCGCAACGAAGATAATATTCTGATCAAAGGAATTGCTTACTTCAAAGCAGACCGGTTGGCAGGCACCACGCTTCCGCATCAGATAGCTTCTTATATGGAATTTAAAGGTTTGGATCCGGGAGGATATTCATTGATGATAGATGCTTCCGAGAAAGGCGGGGTCATGCTGAACGTGACCCGACGGGAAACCAAAATCGACATGAAAATAAAAAACGGCCAGCCTGCGGCCTATATCAAAGCCCATGTTGAGGCCAAATTGGTCGAGAAAGAAACTCAAGCCATGATTAATACTTCGGAGTCGCTTCAACAAATCGAGAAACAATTTAATCAATCGCTGGAGCTGAACCTCCACAAATTTATGCATCAGCTTCAACAAGACAAGTCAGACATAGTTGGCTTGGGCGAAATTGTTCGTGCCTATCATAGCCAGTATTGGCGTAAAAATATCCACAGCAAGGAGGAGTGGGAAGAGGTATTTTCTAAAATCCCGATTGAAATCAAGGTGGAATGCAAAGTGCGAAGAGTTGGATTAAAAAGCGAATAG
- a CDS encoding phosphate ABC transporter substrate-binding protein → MKFGKSAVLALTLAFSVSLAACGNNNNSSSGSNASNNASGSANTASTAPADSSLSGSIIASGSTALQPLVDQVAKKFSETNSGVSIQVQGGGSGTGLTQVSEGQVQIGNSDVFAEEKIDDAAKAAELKDHQVAVVAMAAVVNKEVGVTNLTKQQLVDIFTGKITNWKDLGGKDQGIVIINRPSSSGTRATFEKYALGQKTEDLKGSIQEDSSGTVKKLVTETPGAIGYLAFSYIDDTVQSVQYDGVDPTTENVAAGKYPVWAYEHMYTKGDPDAVTKAFLDYMVSDEVQNGDVVELGYIPVSQMTVVRDKDGNISNK, encoded by the coding sequence ATGAAATTTGGTAAATCCGCAGTACTTGCACTTACGCTTGCGTTCAGCGTCTCTTTGGCGGCTTGCGGCAACAACAATAACAGCTCTTCCGGCAGCAATGCTTCGAATAACGCTTCCGGTTCGGCGAACACGGCTTCCACGGCTCCTGCTGATTCTTCGCTTAGCGGTTCCATTATTGCTTCCGGTTCTACAGCGCTGCAGCCATTGGTTGACCAAGTTGCTAAGAAGTTCTCCGAAACCAACAGCGGTGTTTCCATCCAGGTGCAAGGCGGCGGTAGTGGTACCGGTCTGACTCAGGTTTCTGAAGGTCAAGTTCAAATCGGTAACTCTGACGTATTCGCTGAAGAAAAAATCGACGATGCTGCTAAAGCCGCAGAACTGAAAGATCATCAAGTTGCTGTAGTCGCTATGGCAGCAGTAGTAAATAAAGAAGTTGGCGTAACAAACCTGACTAAACAACAGCTGGTTGACATCTTCACTGGCAAAATCACCAACTGGAAAGACCTTGGCGGTAAAGATCAAGGCATCGTAATCATCAACCGTCCAAGCAGCTCCGGTACTCGTGCAACTTTCGAGAAATACGCTTTGGGGCAAAAAACGGAAGACCTGAAAGGCTCCATCCAGGAAGACTCCTCAGGGACAGTTAAGAAGCTGGTTACTGAAACACCGGGCGCTATCGGCTACCTTGCTTTCTCTTACATCGACGACACTGTTCAATCCGTACAATATGACGGCGTTGACCCTACAACTGAAAACGTAGCTGCCGGCAAATATCCGGTTTGGGCTTACGAGCACATGTATACCAAAGGCGATCCTGATGCAGTCACTAAAGCTTTCCTGGATTACATGGTTTCCGATGAAGTTCAAAACGGCGATGTTGTAGAACTGGGTTACATTCCAGTATCCCAAATGACCGTTGTTCGCGACAAAGACGGCAACATTTCCAACAAATAA
- a CDS encoding glycoside hydrolase family 25 protein codes for MQTRSSDYAKGIDVSHHNGTVDWQRVAAGGYSFVFVKASEGTSYKDPTFETNVRGARQAGLLVGAYHFLNAASRQTAIEEAANFAAAMSAVGGAASLDLPPVLDYETNPSGISQSQLNEVARAFLTEIERITSRKPILYTGNDFARNFYTQFGAYDLWVARYSTQPPWNVPAWSAWTFWQYSQTGRVPGITGAADLNVYSGSQTELRAWAAGQSGGKDVDDMATLEELQRVIQAQEARIAAMEKKLNMSGKEPLPSWAEGAVIAGKAAGAITTSADKSIPDLIALQMLKNLGLLDPDVLRAIRALANSQKS; via the coding sequence ATGCAGACTCGAAGCTCTGATTATGCTAAAGGAATTGATGTTTCGCACCATAATGGCACGGTGGATTGGCAGCGTGTGGCGGCCGGCGGATATTCGTTTGTTTTTGTCAAAGCAAGCGAAGGCACAAGCTACAAGGACCCCACGTTTGAGACCAACGTACGTGGAGCGAGACAGGCTGGTCTGCTTGTCGGGGCTTATCATTTCCTGAATGCGGCGAGCAGGCAGACGGCGATAGAGGAAGCAGCAAATTTTGCCGCGGCCATGTCGGCCGTAGGAGGCGCAGCCAGTCTGGATTTGCCGCCGGTGCTGGATTATGAAACCAATCCTTCGGGGATCAGTCAAAGCCAGCTGAATGAAGTGGCCAGGGCTTTTCTGACGGAAATCGAACGGATTACCTCAAGAAAACCTATTCTTTACACAGGCAATGACTTTGCACGGAATTTCTATACCCAATTCGGTGCTTATGACCTTTGGGTGGCCAGATACAGCACGCAGCCGCCTTGGAACGTACCAGCCTGGTCGGCATGGACATTTTGGCAGTACAGCCAGACTGGACGTGTTCCCGGCATTACGGGGGCGGCTGATTTAAATGTGTACAGCGGCTCGCAGACCGAGCTTAGAGCTTGGGCGGCTGGTCAATCAGGCGGAAAGGATGTGGATGATATGGCAACTCTGGAAGAGCTGCAGCGGGTTATTCAAGCCCAGGAGGCCCGAATAGCTGCCATGGAGAAGAAACTGAACATGTCCGGAAAGGAACCGCTTCCGTCTTGGGCGGAAGGCGCCGTTATTGCGGGCAAAGCGGCCGGAGCGATTACGACGTCGGCGGATAAAAGCATTCCGGACCTGATCGCCCTGCAAATGCTGAAAAATTTAGGTTTGCTTGATCCGGATGTGCTGCGGGCGATCCGAGCGCTCGCGAACAGTCAGAAATCTTGA
- a CDS encoding cation:proton antiporter, with protein MEFVLTLCLILIVTKLAGHAAARLGQPSVLGKLISGIIVGPAVLGWVQDADWIHIFSEIGVLLLMFIAGLETDLKQLKENWKTAVAVALGGILMPLFGGYAAALAFGLSQSHALFLGLLLSATSVSITVQSLKEMDRLKSREGSAILGAAVIDDVVVVLLLAFMLSFLGAGSGGDSLLWITGKKLIFFGVSIAAAWLLVPLVMKLFGRLKVTETAITAGLIVCFGFSYFAEMMGVAGIIGAFIAGIAVAVTPSKHKVEARIEPIAYALFVPVFFVSIGLKVSFEGVLEQLGIIVVLSIVAILTKWIGGGLGAKLTGFSLKSSSAIGAGMVSRGEVALILAATGLASSLLDEAYFTAVVIVVMITTLVTPPLLKATFPRGEDRERQPQTESNKSKQTDH; from the coding sequence GTGGAATTCGTACTGACCTTATGTTTGATTCTAATCGTAACCAAACTAGCCGGACATGCGGCTGCCAGACTGGGGCAGCCTTCCGTGCTTGGCAAATTGATCTCGGGGATTATCGTCGGGCCAGCCGTCTTGGGATGGGTACAGGATGCCGACTGGATCCATATTTTCTCTGAGATTGGCGTACTGCTGTTGATGTTTATTGCCGGTCTTGAAACCGACCTGAAGCAGCTGAAAGAGAACTGGAAGACAGCCGTGGCTGTTGCTCTCGGCGGCATTCTGATGCCTTTGTTTGGCGGTTATGCCGCCGCTCTGGCCTTTGGTCTCAGCCAGTCTCATGCCTTATTCCTGGGTCTGCTGCTCTCGGCTACTTCCGTCAGTATTACCGTTCAAAGCTTAAAGGAAATGGACCGTCTGAAATCCCGCGAGGGCTCAGCTATTCTCGGCGCAGCCGTCATTGACGACGTCGTAGTCGTTCTGCTGCTCGCTTTTATGCTCAGCTTCCTGGGTGCAGGCAGCGGCGGGGATTCCCTGTTATGGATTACGGGCAAGAAGCTGATTTTCTTTGGTGTATCCATTGCTGCAGCCTGGCTGCTCGTGCCTTTAGTCATGAAATTGTTCGGCAGACTTAAAGTAACTGAAACGGCAATCACTGCCGGATTGATCGTTTGCTTTGGCTTCTCTTATTTTGCTGAAATGATGGGTGTAGCCGGAATTATCGGCGCCTTTATTGCCGGTATTGCTGTTGCTGTTACCCCTTCGAAACATAAAGTTGAAGCCCGGATCGAACCGATTGCTTACGCGCTGTTCGTCCCTGTCTTCTTTGTCAGCATCGGCCTGAAGGTCAGCTTTGAAGGCGTGCTTGAACAGCTTGGCATTATTGTGGTTCTCAGTATTGTGGCCATCCTGACCAAATGGATCGGAGGCGGACTCGGCGCAAAGTTAACCGGCTTCTCCCTCAAATCCTCCTCCGCAATCGGCGCCGGTATGGTTTCGCGTGGCGAAGTTGCGCTGATCCTGGCGGCAACGGGGCTGGCATCGAGCCTTCTGGACGAAGCTTATTTTACAGCCGTTGTCATTGTGGTTATGATTACTACCCTCGTGACCCCGCCATTGCTGAAAGCAACCTTCCCGCGCGGTGAAGACCGAGAGAGGCAGCCCCAAACAGAATCAAACAAATCCAAGCAAACTGACCATTAA
- the pstB gene encoding phosphate ABC transporter ATP-binding protein PstB, protein MTDILRTEDLKIYYGQNEAVKGVDLSFSGNSVTALIGPSGCGKSTFLRALNRMNDEIPGSRMTGNIWIDGNNINAPDTDVTVLRQKIGMVWQRPNPFYKSIYANVAFGPRYHGVKNKAELDGIVEDSLRKAALWDEVKDRLHTSALSLSGGQQQRLCIARALSVQPKILLLDEPASALDPVSTSKIEETILQLKEQLCIVIVTHNMQQAARISGHTAYFYMGKLIEYDETEKIFTNPSDPMTQEYISGRFG, encoded by the coding sequence ATGACGGATATTCTTCGCACCGAAGATCTTAAAATCTATTACGGTCAAAATGAAGCCGTTAAAGGCGTAGATTTGTCCTTCTCGGGAAATTCGGTCACCGCTTTGATCGGTCCGTCCGGCTGCGGCAAATCGACCTTTCTTAGAGCACTGAACCGGATGAATGATGAAATCCCCGGCTCGCGTATGACCGGGAACATCTGGATCGACGGCAACAATATAAACGCTCCTGACACAGACGTTACGGTATTGCGACAAAAAATCGGCATGGTTTGGCAGCGGCCAAATCCTTTTTATAAATCCATATATGCCAACGTTGCTTTTGGGCCCAGATATCATGGTGTCAAAAATAAAGCCGAGCTTGACGGCATCGTTGAAGACAGTCTGCGTAAAGCGGCCTTGTGGGACGAAGTCAAGGACCGGCTTCACACTTCTGCTTTATCGCTGTCCGGCGGCCAGCAGCAGCGACTGTGCATCGCACGTGCTTTGTCCGTCCAGCCGAAGATTTTGCTGCTTGACGAGCCGGCTTCGGCGCTTGATCCGGTCTCTACCTCCAAAATTGAGGAAACCATTCTCCAGCTTAAAGAGCAGCTTTGCATCGTCATCGTGACCCACAATATGCAGCAGGCGGCCCGGATTTCCGGCCACACGGCCTATTTCTATATGGGCAAGCTGATTGAATACGATGAGACAGAGAAGATTTTCACCAACCCTTCCGATCCGATGACCCAGGAATACATCTCCGGCCGCTTCGGCTGA
- the pstA gene encoding phosphate ABC transporter permease PstA, with protein MSAKVKDRIATGVIIFFSALIIAVLVGMLAYILVRGISHIDWHFLTSEPETIKAGGGIGPALFNSIYLLVLTLIITIPLGIGAGIYMAEYAKEGRITASIRLIVEVLSSFPSIVVGLFGLLVLVNTFQFGFSVLSGALVLTIFNMPLMVRVTEQAFRSVPIEQKEAGLAMGLSHWKIITSILFPVALPAIITGTILAAGRIFGEAAALLFTAGMTTPKLDFTDWNPTSLHSPINPLRPAETLSVHIWKVNSEGLSPDAAQIAAGASAVLVIMVLLFNLLARWVGRLLYRKFTSIK; from the coding sequence TTGAGCGCCAAAGTTAAAGACCGGATTGCGACCGGCGTTATTATTTTCTTTTCTGCATTAATTATCGCTGTCCTGGTGGGCATGCTGGCCTATATTCTGGTCCGTGGAATCAGTCATATCGACTGGCATTTCCTGACCTCCGAGCCTGAAACGATCAAAGCCGGGGGCGGGATAGGCCCCGCACTGTTTAATTCGATTTATTTGCTCGTTCTGACCTTGATCATTACGATTCCGCTTGGGATCGGAGCCGGGATTTATATGGCGGAATACGCCAAAGAAGGCCGGATCACCGCTTCCATACGTCTGATTGTTGAAGTATTGTCTTCTTTCCCTTCGATCGTTGTAGGTTTGTTTGGTTTGCTAGTTCTCGTAAATACATTTCAATTCGGGTTCTCCGTCTTATCCGGAGCCCTTGTTCTGACGATCTTTAACATGCCGCTCATGGTTCGCGTTACTGAGCAGGCCTTCCGCAGCGTGCCGATTGAACAAAAAGAAGCCGGTCTGGCTATGGGACTATCCCACTGGAAGATTATTACCTCCATCCTGTTCCCGGTTGCGCTGCCTGCCATTATTACCGGCACTATTCTTGCAGCCGGCAGGATTTTTGGTGAAGCCGCCGCCCTGCTGTTCACAGCCGGTATGACGACGCCAAAGCTGGATTTCACCGATTGGAATCCGACAAGCCTGCACTCGCCGATTAACCCGCTGCGTCCTGCGGAAACGTTATCCGTCCATATCTGGAAGGTAAATAGCGAAGGGCTTTCGCCTGATGCGGCTCAAATCGCTGCCGGGGCATCTGCGGTGCTGGTCATTATGGTGCTTCTCTTTAACCTGCTGGCACGCTGGGTCGGCAGACTGCTGTACAGAAAGTTCACTTCCATTAAATAA